The proteins below come from a single Tachypleus tridentatus isolate NWPU-2018 chromosome 13, ASM421037v1, whole genome shotgun sequence genomic window:
- the LOC143240691 gene encoding uncharacterized protein LOC143240691, translating into MSILFLFSSLLLLHPFSCQDEGNKDRGVLIEENTFPSGLLTKDSFIRKDNGTSEGYYLHPVPVRRRQRKRLRVQKASDEIISPDLLKPGQVKPSQETSTSQGSQNPQQYIDVTPRGNHRQVYRNNNNVSRQHTEKSRHHRQHLESEGYDGRYFYISLDCGATAMTITARSPDPFRGRIFIKDHGQKPECQMTGGDEFAGSLTISYNNPNCGIVDLGNGTLMTKVVIQRHSQIMMKDDVSYKLLCSFDTKDTIVTNSIAVEGEVYTSWIAETAPTPGVRLRIIDMKGNDVTSAKIGDELFLLVEILDERLFGIFVTDLVAISGTNSNSITLLDHDGCATEPSVFPLIKRTPESKDLKGKFGAFRFADDSIVKFQVTVKFCLEECKPVKCVDNGKLGYGRKKRELTDTTTDGHLPEEIPLQLAIVVDSHESHLPDESPDDVDVHGLRETDVCFTRVHLILCAITTVALQLFTIIICLICVRNLRRRHLLNCKASQESLSTCANSNVTLVHKLPCNRKSTS; encoded by the exons ATGagtatcttgtttttattttcgtcACTTCTTCTTCTTCATCCTTTTTCTTGTCAAGATGAAGGAAACAAAGATCGTGGAGTTCTTATAGAAGAAAATACTTTTCCTAGTGGTTTACTAACCAAAGATAGTTTTATTAGAAAGGACAACGGAACAAGTGAAGGTTATTACTTGCATCCGGTTCCCGTTAGGCGGCGCCAAAGAAAACGTCTTCGTGTTCAAAAAGCTTCTGACGAAATTATTTCTCCTGACCTTCTGAAACCAGGACAAGTCAAACCGTCACAAGAGACTTCAACGAGCCAAGGTTCTCAGAACCCCCAACAGTACATAGACGTGACTCCACGAGGAAATCACAGACAAGTATACAGAAATAACAATAACGTGTCACGGCAACACACTGAAAAGTCTAGACATCACAGACAACATTTGGAAAGTGAAGGATATGATGGAAGATATTTttaca TTTCTTTAGACTGTGGTGCAACTGCCATGACCATCACTGCCCGTAGTCCAGATCCCTTTCGTGGAAGAATTTTCATCAAGGACCATGGTCAAAAACCTGAATGCCAGATGACCGGAGGAGATGAGTTTGCGGGTTCACTGACCATTTCATACAACAATCCAAACTGTGGCATAGTTGATTTG GGTAACGGTACTTTGATGACAAAGGTTGTTATCCAACGTCACTCACAGATTATGATGAAGGACGACGTATCTTACAAGTTGTTATGTTCTTTTGATACCAAAGATACTATCGTAACCAACAGCATAGCTGTAGA AGGAGAAGTTTATACTTCTTGGATTGCAGAGACCGCCCCAACTCCTGGCGTCCGATTACGAATAATAGACATGAAGGGTAATGATGTGACGTCAGCAAAAATAGGGGACGAGCTATTTCTGTTGGTAGAAATTCTAGATGAAA GGCTCTTCGGTATTTTCGTGACTGACCTGGTGGCCATAAGTGGAACTAACTCCAACTCGATCACATTGCTGGACCATGATGG CTGTGCCACTGAACCTTCTGTGTTTCCTCTGATTAAGCGGACTCCCGAGTCCAAGGATTTGAAGGGAAAATTTGGCGCTTTTCGCTTTGCTGATGATTCCATCGTGAAGTTCCAAGTAACCGTCAAGTTTTGTCTCGAGGAATGTAAACCT GTCAAGTGCGTGGATAATGGGAAGTTAGGCTATGGACGGAAGAAGCGTGAACTGACCGACACGACGACTGATGGTCATTTGCCTGAAGAAATTCCATTACAGCTAGCTATCGTCGTAGACAGCCACGAATCACACCTTCCCGATGAATCTCCTGATGACGTAGATGTTCACG gTCTCCGAGAGACAGATGTTTGTTTTACTCGTGTCCATCTGATTCTGTGTGCTATAACGACAGTGGCTTTACAGTTATTCACAATCATAATCTGTCTAATATGTGTCAGGAATTTGCGAAGGCGCCACCTCTTGAACTGTAAAGCATCGCAAGAGTCCCTTTCAACATGTGCTAATTCGAATGTGACATTAGTTCACAAATTACCATGCAATCGGAAGTCAACAAGCTAG